One Phycisphaera mikurensis NBRC 102666 DNA window includes the following coding sequences:
- the ribH gene encoding 6,7-dimethyl-8-ribityllumazine synthase, producing MLVGSLKPGDHRVAIVAARFNDLIVDHMLSAAREAWAQLGGDPEKLVVARVPGSFELPVAARKLAEAGDAGGGFAAVVCLGCVIRGETDHYDHVVEQTARGIKDVNVQTGVPCVFGVLTCDTLEQALHRAGVKLGNAGRNAVHVAVEMANLMVSIDANAEL from the coding sequence ATGCTGGTCGGAAGCCTGAAGCCGGGGGATCACCGGGTCGCGATCGTCGCCGCGCGTTTCAACGATCTGATCGTGGATCACATGCTCTCGGCGGCCCGGGAGGCGTGGGCGCAGCTCGGCGGCGATCCGGAGAAGCTGGTGGTCGCCCGGGTTCCCGGCTCGTTCGAGCTGCCGGTGGCGGCGCGGAAGCTCGCCGAGGCCGGAGACGCGGGCGGCGGCTTCGCCGCGGTCGTCTGCCTGGGCTGCGTGATCCGCGGCGAGACCGATCACTACGACCACGTGGTGGAGCAGACGGCGCGGGGCATCAAGGACGTCAACGTGCAGACGGGCGTGCCGTGCGTGTTCGGCGTGCTCACCTGCGACACCCTGGAGCAGGCCCTGCACCGCGCCGGCGTGAAGCTCGGCAACGCCGGGCGCAACGCGGTGCACGTGGCGGTGGAGATGGCGAATCTGATGGTTTCGATCGATGCGAATGCGGAGCTCTGA
- a CDS encoding amylo-alpha-1,6-glucosidase produces the protein MVEPGWTHTLERGGEPLFAAGAGAIAFPGPEWLLTDGRGGYAMGTASGCRTRRYHGLRVLALDPPLARALLLADTLDAVTSPAGEVFELSTLAFADHAGERVLAPAGWERLVRFERAPAAVRWTFALAGGARLRRTLTLDRGAEGADVAFELTGTEPSGWHLRVAPLIAWRDHHALTGEGGAAIHCACEDGARLVRLGGDLPAGPAEATLSLPTGRFRRDSDWWRGVRLAADAERGQADAEDLFVPGSFEADLLGPRVLRLRRTPADDAPPRPRPGVGVSGDPLAPAAADFLAARRVGAETLTTVLAGYPWFADWGRDAFIALPGLLLVDRRLGEAAGVLRAFAGALRGGLVPNRFSDAGGDAAEYNTLDGSMWFVHAALAWAEAATAAGAACLPPWWERAVVAVLDAHLAGTVADGHRGEAIAVEVGGDGLIVAGGADTQLTWMDAACPTPAHPGGEVFTPRGGKPVEVNALWVSNLAGAAAVLPGGERYAAAAQHAAASFLATFWSDGLGRLVDRVSAAGEADATLRPNMLIAAALERSPLSAAQRSAVVAAAEAGGLVTPVGLRTLPPSDPAYHPRMAGAPHERDGAYHRGTIWPWLIGPYAEAVLRAGGFSAAARAKAAAAVAPLRAYAGASDAACLGQLPENFDAEPDAGGRWVPRGCPAQAWSVAEVRRVAALLSRR, from the coding sequence GTGGTTGAGCCCGGGTGGACCCACACGCTCGAACGCGGCGGCGAGCCGCTTTTCGCCGCCGGCGCGGGGGCGATCGCCTTCCCCGGCCCCGAGTGGCTGCTGACCGACGGCCGGGGCGGTTACGCCATGGGCACCGCCTCGGGCTGCCGCACGCGCCGCTACCACGGCCTGCGGGTGCTCGCGCTGGACCCGCCGCTGGCCCGGGCCCTGCTGCTCGCGGACACGCTCGACGCGGTGACGAGCCCGGCGGGTGAGGTCTTCGAGCTGTCGACGCTGGCCTTCGCGGACCACGCGGGGGAACGCGTGCTCGCGCCCGCGGGCTGGGAGCGGCTGGTCCGTTTCGAGCGGGCGCCGGCCGCCGTGCGCTGGACCTTCGCCCTCGCCGGCGGCGCCCGCCTGAGGCGGACGCTCACCCTCGACCGCGGCGCCGAGGGGGCCGACGTCGCGTTCGAGCTCACCGGCACCGAACCCTCGGGCTGGCACCTGCGCGTCGCGCCGCTGATCGCCTGGCGCGACCACCACGCGCTCACCGGCGAGGGCGGCGCGGCGATCCACTGCGCCTGCGAGGACGGCGCCCGGCTCGTCCGCCTCGGCGGCGACCTGCCCGCCGGGCCGGCGGAGGCAACGCTGTCGCTGCCGACGGGCCGCTTCCGACGGGACAGCGACTGGTGGCGCGGGGTCCGCCTCGCGGCCGACGCGGAGCGCGGGCAGGCGGACGCCGAAGACCTGTTCGTGCCCGGCAGCTTCGAGGCCGACCTGCTCGGTCCGCGCGTGCTCCGCCTGCGCCGGACGCCCGCCGACGACGCCCCGCCCCGCCCCCGCCCCGGCGTCGGGGTCAGCGGCGACCCGCTCGCCCCGGCCGCGGCGGACTTCCTGGCCGCCCGGCGGGTCGGCGCCGAGACGCTGACGACGGTGCTCGCGGGCTACCCCTGGTTCGCGGACTGGGGGCGGGACGCCTTCATCGCGCTGCCGGGTTTGCTGCTCGTCGACCGCCGCCTGGGCGAGGCCGCGGGCGTGCTGCGGGCCTTCGCGGGGGCGCTGCGGGGCGGGCTGGTGCCCAACCGCTTCTCGGACGCCGGCGGCGACGCGGCGGAGTACAACACCCTCGACGGCTCCATGTGGTTCGTCCACGCCGCGCTGGCCTGGGCCGAGGCCGCGACCGCGGCCGGCGCCGCCTGCCTGCCGCCGTGGTGGGAGCGGGCCGTCGTCGCCGTGCTCGACGCGCACCTGGCGGGCACCGTCGCCGACGGGCACCGCGGCGAGGCCATCGCGGTGGAGGTCGGCGGGGACGGCCTGATCGTCGCGGGCGGCGCGGACACGCAGCTGACGTGGATGGACGCCGCGTGCCCCACGCCGGCCCACCCCGGGGGCGAGGTGTTCACGCCGCGCGGCGGCAAGCCGGTGGAGGTGAACGCCCTGTGGGTGAGCAACCTCGCCGGCGCGGCGGCGGTGCTGCCCGGCGGCGAGCGCTACGCCGCGGCGGCACAGCACGCGGCGGCGTCGTTCCTCGCGACCTTCTGGAGCGACGGCCTCGGCCGGCTCGTCGACCGCGTCTCCGCGGCGGGGGAGGCCGACGCGACGCTGCGGCCGAACATGCTCATCGCGGCCGCGCTCGAGCGGAGCCCGCTGTCCGCGGCGCAGCGTTCGGCGGTGGTCGCCGCCGCCGAGGCGGGCGGGCTCGTGACGCCGGTGGGCCTGCGGACGCTGCCGCCGTCGGACCCCGCGTACCACCCCCGCATGGCCGGCGCGCCGCACGAGCGCGACGGGGCGTACCACCGCGGGACCATCTGGCCCTGGCTCATCGGCCCGTACGCGGAGGCGGTGCTGCGGGCGGGCGGGTTCTCCGCGGCGGCGCGGGCGAAGGCGGCGGCCGCGGTGGCGCCCCTGCGGGCCTACGCGGGCGCCAGCGACGCCGCCTGCCTCGGGCAGCTGCCCGAGAACTTCGACGCGGAGCCCGACGCCGGCGGCCGGTGGGTGCCGCGCGGCTGCCCGGCGCAGGCCTGGAGCGTCGCCGAGGTGCGGCGGGTGGCGGCGCTGCTCAGCCGGCGGTAG
- a CDS encoding helix-turn-helix transcriptional regulator, with the protein MTSTAPVRIPGPGVPTGVRLQSLFESEPDLGVVHLDADDRIEAANAAARRIYLHEGRADEALEGQALRSLYPAPFAGEVDRFRGLLAREDRPLLIRGIWRGHGVYTSVHPAPGGGCVLLGRRGAVSGPEVAPSRHVRVDAEVLELGELSVLTPRELEVLALLGSGGTLKDAAADLRRSVKTVESHRDNIARKLGLSRRGELVRVVERSGLRPADVGRSRLILDRAGPRPGSLGASSQIR; encoded by the coding sequence TTGACGTCCACCGCACCCGTTCGCATCCCCGGACCCGGCGTTCCCACCGGCGTGCGGCTCCAGTCGCTCTTCGAATCGGAGCCCGATCTCGGCGTGGTGCACCTCGACGCGGACGACCGCATCGAGGCCGCCAACGCGGCGGCGCGGCGGATCTACCTGCACGAGGGGAGGGCGGACGAGGCGCTGGAGGGGCAGGCGCTCCGCTCGCTGTACCCCGCTCCTTTCGCCGGCGAGGTGGATCGCTTCCGCGGGCTGCTGGCTCGGGAGGACCGGCCGCTCTTGATCCGCGGGATCTGGCGCGGGCACGGGGTCTACACCTCCGTGCACCCGGCGCCCGGGGGCGGGTGCGTGCTGCTGGGTCGGCGCGGCGCCGTCTCGGGGCCCGAGGTCGCGCCCAGCCGCCACGTCCGGGTCGACGCCGAGGTGCTCGAGCTCGGGGAGCTGTCGGTGCTGACCCCCCGGGAGCTGGAGGTGCTCGCGCTGCTGGGCAGCGGCGGCACGCTCAAGGACGCCGCGGCGGACCTGCGGCGGTCGGTGAAGACCGTGGAGAGCCACCGCGACAACATCGCCCGCAAGCTGGGCCTTTCGCGGCGTGGCGAGCTGGTGCGGGTGGTGGAGCGGTCGGGGCTGCGTCCCGCCGACGTCGGCCGGTCCCGGCTGATCCTCGACCGCGCGGGCCCGCGGCCGGGCTCGCTTGGGGCATCATCGCAAATTAGGTAA
- a CDS encoding vWA domain-containing protein — protein sequence MTLLSPFAALLAAALAVPALLALYFLKLRRRPLLVPSTLLWRKAVEDLEVNAPFQKLRNSLLLWLQLLLLALLIFAMAQPASDAPAPTGARVVILIDRSASMAVEEGGRTRLDAAKAAAIGVIDAMEAGASAMIIAFADEPEVVQPFAADRGRLRSAVASVRGSDRPGRPGRALALVGAQAGGVEGADAASVYVIGDSPAGGADAAATPPPAGASLRFLAIGADTPNLGFTAIGARRGLREPGRVELFARLENASPGPVEAGVTLDAGGERVTTRRVSVPGRGGDGAPGRRDLSLGFTASPSEAVAVTVAHDRADALHADDAARLVLPAAADRPVVLVTPAPGSGRPANPFLERAVRAASRGPVSLLSPEAWEASAPAPPADALLVFDRHAPSRIPPADALFFAAVPPLPGLGLRPSSPDAPAVQTFLTVDAADPAMRSVDPGGVPLVRPGRLVLPPGGEVLASGLEGPLIARVRDADAGRRFLVVAPDPLQGRWPLSVGFAVFLVNALDELGGGGGVPGEGLARRTGESAEVRLAPGATAEEVRYAGPAALAAPVRGGTAVLPAFERAGWYRAEDAGAVAPDDRRLGVSLAAATETDLRPPAALDAGPGTAARATPGGAATVRRSWIPWILAAALGVLLLEWFVYTGRFAPAPATPPPPRV from the coding sequence GTGACCCTGCTCTCCCCCTTCGCCGCGCTGCTGGCCGCCGCACTCGCGGTGCCGGCGCTGCTCGCGCTGTACTTCCTCAAGCTGCGCCGGCGGCCGCTGCTCGTCCCCTCGACGCTGCTGTGGCGCAAGGCGGTGGAGGACCTGGAGGTCAACGCACCGTTCCAGAAGCTGCGGAACAGCCTGCTGCTGTGGCTGCAGCTGCTGCTGCTGGCGCTGCTGATCTTCGCGATGGCGCAGCCGGCGAGCGACGCGCCGGCGCCCACGGGCGCCCGCGTGGTGATCCTCATCGACCGCTCGGCGTCGATGGCGGTGGAGGAGGGCGGCCGGACGCGGCTGGACGCGGCGAAGGCGGCGGCGATCGGCGTGATCGACGCGATGGAGGCGGGCGCGTCGGCGATGATCATCGCCTTCGCCGACGAACCGGAGGTCGTGCAGCCCTTCGCCGCGGACCGCGGGCGGTTGCGGTCCGCGGTGGCCTCGGTCCGCGGCAGCGACCGGCCGGGGCGGCCGGGGCGGGCCCTCGCCCTGGTGGGAGCGCAGGCGGGCGGCGTCGAGGGAGCCGACGCCGCGAGCGTGTACGTGATCGGCGACAGCCCGGCGGGGGGTGCCGACGCGGCCGCCACGCCGCCGCCGGCGGGCGCGTCGCTGCGCTTCCTCGCCATCGGGGCCGACACGCCGAACCTCGGCTTCACCGCGATCGGGGCCCGCCGCGGGCTCCGGGAGCCGGGGCGGGTCGAGCTGTTCGCCCGCCTCGAGAACGCGAGCCCGGGCCCGGTGGAGGCGGGCGTGACGCTCGACGCCGGGGGGGAGCGGGTGACGACGCGGCGCGTGTCGGTGCCGGGCCGCGGCGGCGACGGGGCCCCCGGCCGGCGCGACCTCAGCCTCGGCTTCACGGCCTCGCCCTCGGAGGCCGTCGCGGTGACCGTCGCCCACGACCGGGCCGACGCGCTGCACGCCGACGACGCGGCCCGGCTGGTGCTGCCCGCCGCCGCGGATCGGCCGGTGGTGCTGGTGACCCCCGCCCCGGGATCGGGCCGGCCGGCCAATCCGTTCCTGGAGCGGGCGGTCCGCGCCGCCAGCCGCGGGCCGGTCTCGCTGCTGAGCCCCGAGGCCTGGGAGGCCTCGGCCCCGGCGCCGCCGGCCGACGCTCTGCTCGTCTTCGACCGCCACGCGCCCTCGCGGATCCCGCCGGCCGACGCGCTGTTCTTCGCGGCCGTCCCGCCGTTGCCGGGCCTGGGCTTGCGGCCGTCGTCCCCCGACGCCCCCGCCGTGCAGACCTTCCTGACCGTCGACGCCGCCGACCCGGCGATGCGCAGCGTCGACCCCGGCGGCGTCCCGCTCGTGCGGCCCGGCCGGCTCGTGCTGCCGCCGGGCGGCGAGGTGCTCGCGTCCGGGCTGGAGGGCCCGCTGATCGCGCGGGTGCGCGATGCCGACGCCGGCCGACGGTTCCTGGTCGTCGCGCCCGACCCGCTGCAGGGCCGCTGGCCGCTGTCGGTCGGCTTCGCCGTGTTCCTCGTGAATGCGCTCGACGAACTCGGCGGCGGCGGCGGCGTGCCCGGCGAGGGGCTGGCCCGGCGTACCGGCGAGTCGGCGGAGGTGCGGCTGGCCCCCGGAGCCACGGCCGAGGAGGTCCGCTACGCGGGTCCCGCCGCCCTCGCCGCCCCCGTGCGCGGGGGCACCGCGGTGCTGCCGGCCTTCGAGCGGGCCGGCTGGTACCGGGCCGAGGACGCCGGGGCCGTTGCCCCCGACGACCGCCGCCTGGGCGTCAGCCTCGCGGCCGCGACCGAGACGGACCTGCGTCCGCCGGCCGCCCTGGACGCCGGCCCGGGCACCGCCGCCCGCGCCACGCCCGGCGGCGCCGCCACGGTCCGCCGCTCGTGGATCCCTTGGATCCTGGCGGCCGCGCTGGGCGTGCTGCTGCTGGAGTGGTTCGTCTACACCGGCCGCTTCGCGCCCGCCCCGGCGACGCCGCCGCCGCCGCGAGTCTGA
- the purM gene encoding phosphoribosylformylglycinamidine cyclo-ligase — translation MAKQRDDEPMTYAASGVDIDAGDRAAERIRHHLKRTYGPRVMGQEGAFAGMLRLDYNEKLFSRNYKDPVLVACTDGVGTKVKLAIRLGKHDTIGRDCVAMNVNDLIVQGAEPLLFLDYVGLHEVTPAFLERVVRGVADGCAEAGCALLGGETAEMPDVYAEDDYDLAGFAVGVVELSRAIKGTDRVAPGDVVLGLASSGIHANGFSLVRAIVDRAGLDLRRVYDGYAGDPVAGGRPLGEALLEPTRIYAKPIVSLLRSYSRKRPVVGMAHITGGGLPGNLNRALPEDCDAALDRSSWRVPDLFGFLQEHGRVETEEMFRVFNMGVGYTLIVRPHFAEGVADRLRRSGETVYELGEIVRGKGEVRL, via the coding sequence ATGGCGAAGCAGCGTGACGACGAGCCGATGACCTACGCCGCCTCGGGCGTGGACATCGACGCGGGGGACCGGGCGGCCGAGCGGATCCGCCACCACCTCAAGCGGACCTACGGCCCGCGGGTCATGGGCCAGGAGGGCGCCTTCGCGGGGATGCTCCGGCTGGATTACAACGAGAAGCTCTTCAGCCGCAACTACAAGGACCCTGTCCTGGTCGCCTGCACCGACGGCGTGGGCACGAAGGTGAAGCTGGCGATCCGGCTGGGCAAGCACGACACCATCGGACGCGACTGCGTGGCGATGAACGTCAACGACCTCATCGTGCAGGGGGCCGAGCCGCTGCTCTTCCTCGACTACGTGGGGCTCCACGAGGTGACGCCGGCCTTCCTCGAGCGGGTCGTCCGGGGCGTGGCCGACGGCTGTGCCGAAGCCGGGTGCGCGCTGCTCGGCGGCGAGACCGCCGAGATGCCCGACGTCTACGCCGAGGACGATTACGACCTCGCGGGCTTCGCCGTGGGCGTCGTGGAGCTCTCGCGGGCGATCAAGGGCACCGACCGCGTCGCCCCCGGCGACGTCGTGCTGGGGCTGGCGAGCAGCGGGATCCACGCCAACGGGTTCTCGCTGGTCCGGGCGATCGTCGACCGCGCAGGCCTCGACCTCCGGCGGGTCTACGACGGCTACGCCGGCGACCCGGTCGCCGGCGGTCGCCCGTTGGGCGAGGCCCTGCTGGAGCCGACCCGCATCTACGCCAAGCCCATCGTCTCGCTGCTGCGTAGCTACAGCCGCAAGCGGCCGGTCGTCGGCATGGCGCACATCACCGGCGGCGGGCTGCCGGGGAACCTCAACCGCGCCCTGCCCGAGGACTGCGACGCCGCGCTCGACCGCTCGTCCTGGCGGGTGCCCGATCTCTTCGGCTTCCTCCAGGAGCACGGCCGGGTGGAGACCGAGGAGATGTTCCGCGTGTTCAACATGGGCGTCGGCTACACGCTCATCGTCCGTCCGCACTTCGCCGAGGGCGTGGCCGATCGGCTGCGCAGAAGCGGCGAGACGGTCTACGAACTCGGCGAGATCGTGCGGGGCAAGGGCGAGGTCCGGCTGTAG
- a CDS encoding TrmH family RNA methyltransferase: MEVDPRNTLLEGAISAEAALAGGRREVHRVWLDRERDDGPARRIRKLARAQGVRWTPASRAALDAHAQGGTHGGVIAEVGDRLWTPLDEALAAAAAPGAGFLAMLDGVEDPFNFGQSVRSLYAAGAAGVVVRPRNWTSAAAVVARASAGATERIGISVAAGPDEARDAARAAGLRVAAAAGVADAVAPHEADLTGPLLLVIGGERRGLRRSFLQTVDAVVAVPYARPFPAALGTVAAASVVAFEAARQRAGLPMGSQADPAGPEGG, translated from the coding sequence GTGGAAGTCGATCCCCGGAACACGCTGCTCGAAGGGGCAATCTCCGCCGAGGCGGCGCTGGCGGGCGGGCGCCGCGAGGTCCACCGCGTCTGGCTCGACCGCGAGCGGGACGATGGGCCGGCGCGGCGGATCAGAAAGCTCGCGCGGGCGCAGGGCGTGCGGTGGACGCCGGCGTCGCGGGCGGCGCTCGACGCGCACGCCCAAGGCGGCACGCACGGCGGCGTGATCGCGGAGGTCGGCGACCGGCTCTGGACGCCGCTCGATGAGGCACTCGCCGCGGCGGCGGCGCCGGGCGCGGGCTTCCTGGCGATGCTCGACGGCGTGGAGGACCCCTTCAACTTCGGGCAGTCGGTGCGCAGCCTGTACGCGGCGGGGGCGGCGGGCGTGGTGGTGCGACCCCGCAACTGGACCTCGGCGGCGGCGGTGGTGGCCCGGGCCTCGGCCGGCGCGACCGAGCGGATCGGGATCTCGGTGGCGGCCGGCCCGGACGAGGCCCGCGACGCTGCGCGGGCCGCGGGCCTGCGGGTGGCGGCGGCGGCGGGCGTGGCGGACGCGGTGGCGCCGCACGAAGCGGACCTCACCGGGCCGCTGCTGCTGGTGATCGGCGGCGAGCGGCGGGGGCTGCGGAGGTCGTTCCTGCAGACCGTCGACGCGGTCGTGGCCGTGCCGTACGCCCGGCCCTTCCCGGCTGCGCTGGGCACCGTGGCGGCCGCGTCGGTGGTGGCCTTCGAGGCGGCGCGGCAGCGGGCGGGCCTGCCGATGGGATCCCAAGCCGACCCGGCGGGACCCGAGGGTGGTTGA